In Bogoriella caseilytica, the genomic window CGAGCTCGCCTTCTTCCAGAACGAGAACCCCGACCTTGAGCTCGGTGTCTTCCAGGTGCCGCCAGCGCCGGGTTCGCCCATCGACCACCCGGTCACCCCGGCGTGGGCCGACGGAAACTGGGGGCTGAGCGCCAACAGCGCCCACCCGGAGGAAGCCGAAACCCTCATCCAATGGCTGGCCACCACCGAGTTCGGCCAGATGATGGCCAACGACATCAAGCAGTTCTCTCCCATTCCGGGTGTCACCTTCGAAGACCCGCTGATGCAGGAGATGTGGGACCTGTACGAGGAGAACCCGACCCCCTACCTGCTGCTCGTGCACTTCCGCTACGGGGACCCCACCGGCACCGACATCATCGGCGACCGCGTGCAGGCACTCTTCCTCGGTGACACCGACCCCGCAGCCGTGGCGCAGGACCTCCAGGACGGCGTGTCGCAGTGGTTCGAGCCAGGTCAGTGACCTCGACGCCCCCACCGGTTTCGCGGTCCGGGCAGCGCCGCCGTCGGATGACGGCGGCGCTGCCGACCGGCACGGCTCTGCTCTTCATCGCTCCGGCAGCTGTGTTGTTCGGGCTGTTGATCCTGTACCCGATGGCCACCGCGGTGAGCTACTCCATGTACTCCTGGCGCGGCACTGCCCAGGGGGAGTTCGTGGGCCTGGCGAACTTCCTGCACCTGTTCACCGCCGAGCCGTATCGCACGCAGATCCCCCGGGCTTTGGGCCACAACCTCTTGCTCTTCGCCGGAGCTATGGTGGTGCAGAACTCCGTGGGCTTGGTGCTCGCAGCCATCCTGCACCGCCGGGAACGGTTCCGCCGGCTCTTCCAGGTGCTCTACACGATGCCGTACCTGGTCAGCCCACTGGTCGTGGGGTACCTGTGGTCGCTGCTGTTGTCGCCACTGTTCGGCCCCGTGAATGCGTTACTGCGGGCCGTCGGCCTCGACTCCCTGGCCCAGCCCTGGCTCGGCAATCCGAGCACGGCGATCTGGGTGATCGTGCTGGTCACCGCCTGGCAGTGGGTCGGCTTCCCGCTGCTGATCTACGGAGCCGCCCTGGGAGGCATCGCTCCCGAGCTCGATGAGGCCGCCGAACTCGACGGCGCGGGCCCCATTCAGCGCTTCGTGCGCATCACCCTTCCGTTGATGATGCCGATCATCGGCACGGTCAGCGTGCTGACCTTCATCTTCGCCATGGAGGCCTTCCCGATTCCCTACGCGCTCGGCGGGTCCACCGGCGCGCCTGCCGGTGCGACCGACGTGATGTCGCTGCTGTTCTACCGCAGCGCCTTCGAGTCGGGATCCTCCAATGCCATCGGGATCTCCTCGGCGATCGCGATCCTGCTCTTCCTCTTCATCTTCGTGCTCTCGATCGCCTTCACTCGCTGGTTCCGTCGCAACGAGAGGAGGCTCCTGGGATGAGCGCGGTTCCCACCGGCCAGAACGCGGCCGGCCCCCTTCCTGTGGCCGGCCCGGCCCTTGCCCGCACCTCTGGCCAGCTTCCGGGTTCGGGTGCGCCCCGCCGGCGCAGGCCTGGCGGGATCCGTGCCGCCCTCACCTCGAGCGTGCTCTGGCTCTACGCGGCGATCGCGGTGCTGCCCCTGTTGGTCATGGTGGCGAACTCGCTGCGCACCAATCAGGAGCTGGCCACCGAGCCGCTCGGCCTGCCGGTACGGCCCGACTTCACCAGCTACCAGCGCGCATGGATCGAGGCGTCGTTCTCCACCTACTTCTTCAACTCGGTCATGGTCACCACGATCTCGGTGGTCCTGGCGACCATGGTCTCGCTGCTGGCGGCCTATGCGCTCGCCCGGTCCCAGACCAGGCTCATGGGTGTGATCGAGGCGGTCTTCGCCTCCGGGTTGATGATGCCGGTCTTCCTCATGATTGTGCCGATCTTCTACCTCTTCGACGCCCTGAACCTGGTCAGCAGCCGGCTGGGGCTCATCCTGATCTACTCGGCCCTGTCCATCCCCTTCTCGGTGTTCGTGCTGACCACCTTCTTCCGCCAGCTGCCCGGGGAGCTGGAGGAGGCTGCACGGCTCGACGGAGCCGGGCCACTGCGGATGTTCTGGAGTGTGATGATGCCGCTGGTGCGCCCGGCGATCGCCACCGTGGTGGTCTTCCGGTTCGTGCCCATCTGGAACGACTTCTTCTACCCGCTCATCCTGATCCGCAACCGGGAGAACTACACCATTCCGGTGGGTCTGACGACCTTCTTCGGCGAGTATCAGACGAACTGGTCGACGCTCTTCGCCGGACTGGTCATCGCCACGGTGCCCCTGATCGTCTTGTTCCTCATCGCGACCAAGCAGATCATCTCGGGGCTGACCTCCGGGATGGGGAAGTAGAGCCCGCTACAGGTCGGCGACGGCGCGGAAGGAGGCGTCCAGCGCCTGCTGGGTCGCCTCCATGTCGCGCAGCGCGACCCCCACGAAGACGCAGTCCACGATCAGCAGCTGCGCGATACGACTGGCCATCGCCCCGGACCGGAAGGTGGTCTCGCGCGAGGCCGTCACCAGGGCCACATCGCAGGCCTTCGCCAGGCGAGACTCCGGGTGGTTCGTCACGGCGACCGTGGTGGCACCGTGCTCGCGGGCGAGCTCGGCCGGGGCGATCACATCGGTGGTGGACCCGGAGTGGGAGACAGCGATGACGACGTCGCCCTCACCGCGCAGCGAGACCGAGGTCATCGCGGCGTGCCTGTCGGTGTGGTGCGCGGCAGCCAGCCCCAGGCGCAGGAGCTTCTGGCCGAGGTCGATCGCGGGGACCGCCGAGGCCCCCACACCCAGAAGATCGATGCGGGGGGCCGCAGCTATCGCCTCGACGGTGCTGGCCAGCGCGCTGCGGTCCAGCATCGCGGCAGTGTCCTCGAGGGCTCGGGACTCCGCGTAGGCGAGCTTGGCCACCACCTCGTCCAGGGTGTCGCTGGCATCGAGGGTGCCGGAGAGCGGCTCGCCAGCGTGGCGGCCCTCCTCTCGGCCGGCGTCCTTGGCCAGGGTCAGGCGCAGTTGGGGGTAGCCGGCGAATCCGAGTCGCTTGGCAAAGCGCACCACGGTCGGTGCCGAGGTGTGGCACCGCTCCGCCAGGGTGGTGATGGACTCGCGGGCCACTTCGGCCGGATTGGCGATCACTGCCTCGGCCACTCGGCGTTCGGCCGGGCGCAGTTCTGGCAGCAGACCGGCGATCCGCGTGACGAGATTGACTGAATCGATCTGGGGTGCCTCGAGAGTCATACCGCCGAACCTACTTCAGGCCGTCGCTCAGGAGCCGTCGATCCGGTCCAGCACGGCTCGGAGCCGTCCTTCGGCCGCCTCGAGCAGCGCTTCCGCCTCGGGGCGGCTCACCTCCCTGGAGAGCATGACCGCGGCAAGCTTGACCTTGTCTCCGGCCTCGGTCAGTGCGCGCGCCGCCTCGTCCCGATCCGCTCCGGTGATCCGCATGACCAGCCGTTCTCCGCGGTCGCGCAGCTTGGCGTTGGTGACCGAGACGTCCACCATGAGGTTTCCGTACGTCTTGCCGTTCCGGACCATGACGGCGGTGGAGATCATGTTCAGGATCTGCTTGGTGGCCGATCCAGCCTTGAGCCGCGTGGATCCGGCGACCACCTCGGGTCCGACCTCCACCTCGATCGGGTAGTCCACGGCGTTCCCGAGCGGTGACCCCACATTGCAGGAGACCCCTGCCGTGAGCGCGCCCGCCTCTCGGGCGGCCGTGACCGCACCGAGCACGTAGGGGGTGCGGCCCGAGGCGGCAATGCCGACCACGACGTCCCGGGGTCCCACACTGCAGGAACGGATGTCCGCCACGCCGGCGTCCGCGGAGTCCTCCGCGGCCTCCACCGCAGCGAACACGGCCTGTTGCCCGCCGGCGATCAGAGCCTGCACAGTCTGCGGATCGGTGTGGAAGGTGGGCGGGCACTCCGAGGCGTCGAGGATGCCGAGGCGCCCGGAGGTGCCCGCGCCCACGTAGAACAGGCGCCCACCCCCGCGCAGCGCCTCGGCGGTGGCTTCCACCAGGCGGGCCAGGTGGGGGAGTGCGCCGGCCACTGCAGCAGGGACACTTGCCTCGGCGTCGTTCATCGCCTGCAGGACGCCCAGCACCGGCCGGGTGTCGAGGTCGGCGTAGCGGTCGTCGACCGCTTCGGTGGCCAGAGCCTCCAGCCGGGGGCCGGTGGTCGAGATCTCGGTCATCAGCTCTGTTTCTCCTCGTTCGTTGCTCACGCGCGGTGACGTCGCCGGGACGGGTCCGGTGCGGCCGCGAGGAGGCGCTGGGTGTATTCGTGTTGCGGGTTGTCGATGACCTCGGCACTCGGACCCCGTTCCACCACTTGACCGTGGTACATCACCAGGGTCTCGTCGGAGTAGGCGCGGGCCGATCCCAGATCGTGGGTGATGTAGAGAATGGCCAGGTTCTCGGTCCGCCGGAGATTGTCGAGCAGGTCGAGCATCTCCTTGCGGATGGTGACGTCCAGCATCGACACCGGCTCATCGGCCAGCAGCACCTGCGGCTGCGCGGCGAGCGCCCGGGCGAAGGAGATGCGTTGCCGTTCGCCGCCGGAGAGTTCGTGGGGGAAGCGGTGCAGGTAGCGCTCCGCGGGGGTGAGTTCGACCTTGCGCAGCAACTCCAGCGCCTGCTCCTGGGCATCGTCTTCATTCGTAGCGTGCCCATGGATGCGCAGCGCACGCTTGAGCACGTAGCTGATGCGATGAACCGGGTTGAGGGAGGCGAAGGGATCCTGCAGCGTCATCTGCACGGTGGAGGTGTAGTTGATGTACTTCCGCCCCCGGGTGGCCGCAATCGGTTCCCCGTGTAGTAGCAGTTCGCCCCCGGTAGGCACGATGAGCTGAGCAAGGATCCGCCCCATGGTGGACTTTCCCGAACCCGATTGGCCCACCAGTGCCGTCACGCGGCCGGTACGCAGTTGCAGCGAGACGTGGTCCACGGCTCGCATTCGCTTGCGACGTAGCCCTTCGCGTTTGCCGCGGAAGTCTTTGACGATGTCGCGTGCTTCGAGCACCACGGTGCCCGGGGGGATCTCGGCCGCCGCGATGGCAGCAGGATTGTCGCTCATACGTTGGCTCCCAGGTCGGCGAGGGACCGCAGCAGGGTCTGGGTGTAGGGGTGGCGCGGATCGGCGTGGACCGCCTCACCGGGCCCGTACTCGACGAGCACGCCCTGCTGCATGACTGCGATCGTGTCGGAGATTTCCAGTAGGAGCGCGAGGTCGTGGGTGGTGAAGATGACCGCGAAGCCGTACTCGTCCCGCAACTGCATGACCTGGTCGAGCACCTCGCGCTGAATCAGCAGATCCAGCGCGGTCGTCGGCTCGTCCATGATGATCACGTCCGGCTCCAGCACCAGCGCGATGGCGATGGCCACGCGCTGTTTCATCCCACCGGAGAGTTCGTGGGGGTAGGCATCGACCCGCTCGGGATCGATCCCCACCTTCTCCAGCATGACCTTGGCGAGCTCGCGGCGTGCCTTGGGCGCCATGCCCGGGCGGTGCACCTTCACGACGTCGTCGAACTGCGCGGAGATCCGGGTGACCGGGTTCAGGGCGTTCATCGCACTCTGGAACACGATCGCCAGCTCGCTCCAGCGCAGCGCGCGCAGGTCACCGGACGAGATGTTCAGCAGGTCGATGTCGCCCCGGTCGGAGCCCCCCGACCGGCTCACGCCGCGGTGGTAGGTGATCTCGCCACCGACGACCTCGGCCGGGCTGCGCAGCAGCCGCGTGATCGCGTTGGTGAGCGTGGACTTGCCCGAGCCGGACTCCCCGGCCAGGCCGAGCACCTCCCCGCGATGCAGGGTGATCGAGACGTGGTCGACGGCGCGCACGGTGCCTTCAGCGATGGGGTAGTCCACCACGAGGTCGCGCACCGTGATGACCGGGTCACCGGGCACGTCCGGCTTGCGCAGTTGGGGTTCCGCACTGGCGCGCACCTGTTCGTGCGCGGCTTGCGCGACGCCCGGGCTGCTGGCCTCCTCGTTGCTCGGGTCGCTCAGACCCGAGCGCACCGTGGAACCACCTTCGGCGGCCCCGGCCTCGGCGGACGCAGCCGCGGAGGACATGGCGGTCTGGCGCATGCCCGAGCCCTTGACCGCCTTGGCCCGCGACTTGCCGGTGCGCAGGCGGGGGTTGGCGTACTCGTCGATGCCGAAGTTGATCAGCGCCAGGCCAGCACCGATGATCGCGATGGCCAGGCCCGGCGGCACGAACCACCACCAGGCGCCCGCCAGGAGTGCCTGGGAGTTCTGCGCGAAGTAGAGCATCGAGCCCCAGCTGACCGTGGTGAGCGATCCGAGACCGAGGAAGGACAGGCCAGCTTCGGCCAGGATCGCCGCGATGGTCGAGAAGAGGAAACCCGAGGCCACCACGGGCAGCGCGTTCGGCATGATCTCGGCGAAGAGGATCCGCAGTCGTGATTCCCCGGACGCGCGCGCGGCTTCGACGAAGTCACGATTGCGCAGCGACATGGTTTGCGCGCGCAGCACACGGGCTGAGGCTGCCCAGGAGGTGATGGTGATGACGATGGCCACCGAAATCATGCCCCGGGTGGGCAGGTAGCCGGTGAGGACCACCAGGAGGGGCATGCCTGGGATGACCAGGAAGACGGCGGTGATGATGTAGAGCACCTCATCGGCCAGCCCGCGGAAGTATCCGCCGACCAGGCCCACGATCACTGAGACCACCTGTGACAGCGCACCGGCGAAGAGGCCGATACCCAGGGAGATCCGCGCGCCGTGGACGAACTGGGAGAAGACGTCCTGGCCGATCTGCGTGGTGCCGAACCAGTGGTCGGCCGAGGGGGGTGCGAGGGGGGGATTGCCGGTCTGGCGCGGGGCGTAGTCAGTGACCATCGGCCCGAAGATCGCGATCAGCGCGAAGATGAACACGATGATCAGCCCGGCGGTGACCTTGCCGGAGGTGGGGAGGAAACGGGAGATCTTCAAGGGTCAGCCCTCCGCTCTCGTGCGCGGGTCGAGGAAGATGTAGACGATGTCCGCGATGAGGTTCGCGAGGATCACCGCCAGCGAAGTGACCAGGAACAGTCCCTGCATGAGCGGGAAGTCCTGGGCCTGAACTGCGCGGAAGAGCGTGTAGCCCACACCGGGGTAATTGAAGATGACCTCGGTCAGCATCGAGCCGGAGACCACCGCGCCCAGGGACAGGGCGAAGCCGGTGATGGAGGGCAGGATGGCGTTCCGGGCTCCATAGGTGAAGAGGATGGTGCTCTTGCGCAAGCCCTTGGCCTCGGCCATGGACACGTAGTCCTCGCCGAGGACCGTCACCGTCATATTGCGCATGGAGAGTACCCAGCCGGCAAAGGAACCGATGACGATCGTCAGCGCCGGGAGGATTGCGTGGTAGAGCACTGACCTGACGAACTCCATGTTCCAGCCGGGAAAGAGCCCCAGGCCGTAGGCGTTCGCGTAGGGGAACCAGTCGAGATTGATCGCGAAGATC contains:
- a CDS encoding ABC transporter permease — translated: MKYLLRKIVLYVFIAWAAITLNFLIPRLMPGDPVSILIENMEGRIDASARAALMEAYGLTDAPLYVQYWDYLTGLAQGDLGLSISYHPVPVADIAFGAMPWTLGLVGVTTIISFILGTGFGVLFAWWRGRKTDYVLPALTFLNAVPYFWMALILVLIFAINLDWFPYANAYGLGLFPGWNMEFVRSVLYHAILPALTIVIGSFAGWVLSMRNMTVTVLGEDYVSMAEAKGLRKSTILFTYGARNAILPSITGFALSLGAVVSGSMLTEVIFNYPGVGYTLFRAVQAQDFPLMQGLFLVTSLAVILANLIADIVYIFLDPRTRAEG
- the murQ gene encoding N-acetylmuramic acid 6-phosphate etherase is translated as MTEISTTGPRLEALATEAVDDRYADLDTRPVLGVLQAMNDAEASVPAAVAGALPHLARLVEATAEALRGGGRLFYVGAGTSGRLGILDASECPPTFHTDPQTVQALIAGGQQAVFAAVEAAEDSADAGVADIRSCSVGPRDVVVGIAASGRTPYVLGAVTAAREAGALTAGVSCNVGSPLGNAVDYPIEVEVGPEVVAGSTRLKAGSATKQILNMISTAVMVRNGKTYGNLMVDVSVTNAKLRDRGERLVMRITGADRDEAARALTEAGDKVKLAAVMLSREVSRPEAEALLEAAEGRLRAVLDRIDGS
- a CDS encoding carbohydrate ABC transporter permease, whose translation is MSAVPTGQNAAGPLPVAGPALARTSGQLPGSGAPRRRRPGGIRAALTSSVLWLYAAIAVLPLLVMVANSLRTNQELATEPLGLPVRPDFTSYQRAWIEASFSTYFFNSVMVTTISVVLATMVSLLAAYALARSQTRLMGVIEAVFASGLMMPVFLMIVPIFYLFDALNLVSSRLGLILIYSALSIPFSVFVLTTFFRQLPGELEEAARLDGAGPLRMFWSVMMPLVRPAIATVVVFRFVPIWNDFFYPLILIRNRENYTIPVGLTTFFGEYQTNWSTLFAGLVIATVPLIVLFLIATKQIISGLTSGMGK
- a CDS encoding MurR/RpiR family transcriptional regulator; this translates as MTLEAPQIDSVNLVTRIAGLLPELRPAERRVAEAVIANPAEVARESITTLAERCHTSAPTVVRFAKRLGFAGYPQLRLTLAKDAGREEGRHAGEPLSGTLDASDTLDEVVAKLAYAESRALEDTAAMLDRSALASTVEAIAAAPRIDLLGVGASAVPAIDLGQKLLRLGLAAAHHTDRHAAMTSVSLRGEGDVVIAVSHSGSTTDVIAPAELAREHGATTVAVTNHPESRLAKACDVALVTASRETTFRSGAMASRIAQLLIVDCVFVGVALRDMEATQQALDASFRAVADL
- a CDS encoding ABC transporter ATP-binding protein, producing MSDNPAAIAAAEIPPGTVVLEARDIVKDFRGKREGLRRKRMRAVDHVSLQLRTGRVTALVGQSGSGKSTMGRILAQLIVPTGGELLLHGEPIAATRGRKYINYTSTVQMTLQDPFASLNPVHRISYVLKRALRIHGHATNEDDAQEQALELLRKVELTPAERYLHRFPHELSGGERQRISFARALAAQPQVLLADEPVSMLDVTIRKEMLDLLDNLRRTENLAILYITHDLGSARAYSDETLVMYHGQVVERGPSAEVIDNPQHEYTQRLLAAAPDPSRRRHRA
- a CDS encoding carbohydrate ABC transporter permease; translated protein: MTSTPPPVSRSGQRRRRMTAALPTGTALLFIAPAAVLFGLLILYPMATAVSYSMYSWRGTAQGEFVGLANFLHLFTAEPYRTQIPRALGHNLLLFAGAMVVQNSVGLVLAAILHRRERFRRLFQVLYTMPYLVSPLVVGYLWSLLLSPLFGPVNALLRAVGLDSLAQPWLGNPSTAIWVIVLVTAWQWVGFPLLIYGAALGGIAPELDEAAELDGAGPIQRFVRITLPLMMPIIGTVSVLTFIFAMEAFPIPYALGGSTGAPAGATDVMSLLFYRSAFESGSSNAIGISSAIAILLFLFIFVLSIAFTRWFRRNERRLLG
- a CDS encoding dipeptide/oligopeptide/nickel ABC transporter permease/ATP-binding protein, yielding MKISRFLPTSGKVTAGLIIVFIFALIAIFGPMVTDYAPRQTGNPPLAPPSADHWFGTTQIGQDVFSQFVHGARISLGIGLFAGALSQVVSVIVGLVGGYFRGLADEVLYIITAVFLVIPGMPLLVVLTGYLPTRGMISVAIVITITSWAASARVLRAQTMSLRNRDFVEAARASGESRLRILFAEIMPNALPVVASGFLFSTIAAILAEAGLSFLGLGSLTTVSWGSMLYFAQNSQALLAGAWWWFVPPGLAIAIIGAGLALINFGIDEYANPRLRTGKSRAKAVKGSGMRQTAMSSAAASAEAGAAEGGSTVRSGLSDPSNEEASSPGVAQAAHEQVRASAEPQLRKPDVPGDPVITVRDLVVDYPIAEGTVRAVDHVSITLHRGEVLGLAGESGSGKSTLTNAITRLLRSPAEVVGGEITYHRGVSRSGGSDRGDIDLLNISSGDLRALRWSELAIVFQSAMNALNPVTRISAQFDDVVKVHRPGMAPKARRELAKVMLEKVGIDPERVDAYPHELSGGMKQRVAIAIALVLEPDVIIMDEPTTALDLLIQREVLDQVMQLRDEYGFAVIFTTHDLALLLEISDTIAVMQQGVLVEYGPGEAVHADPRHPYTQTLLRSLADLGANV